A genomic window from Pseudomonas alcaligenes includes:
- the rnhA gene encoding ribonuclease HI encodes MSEDKVLIYTDGACKGNPGPGGWGALMVYKGAEKELWGGEPNTTNNRMELMAAICALMALTRSCQVRLTTDSQYVMKGIQEWLPNWKKRGWKTASKEPVKNADLWQALDEQVNRHQVEWQWVRGHTGHPGNEKADQLANRGVEEARGMKRA; translated from the coding sequence ATGAGCGAAGACAAGGTCCTGATTTATACCGACGGCGCCTGCAAGGGCAATCCCGGCCCGGGTGGCTGGGGGGCGCTGATGGTCTACAAGGGCGCGGAGAAGGAGTTGTGGGGCGGCGAGCCCAACACCACCAACAACCGCATGGAGTTGATGGCGGCGATCTGCGCGCTGATGGCCCTGACCCGTTCCTGCCAGGTGCGCCTGACCACCGATTCGCAGTACGTGATGAAGGGCATCCAGGAATGGCTGCCGAACTGGAAGAAACGCGGCTGGAAGACCGCCAGCAAGGAGCCGGTGAAGAACGCGGACCTGTGGCAGGCGCTGGACGAGCAGGTCAATCGTCATCAGGTCGAATGGCAGTGGGTGCGCGGCCATACCGGCCACCCGGGCAACGAGAAGGCCGACCAGCTGGCCAACCGCGGCGTCGAAGAAGCAAGGGGAATGAAGCGTGCGTAG
- a CDS encoding class I SAM-dependent methyltransferase — MSEQPFAQADADWLSLTQAARQWLASPLGEQLLGEERKALDEELARYFGGYLVHYGPAEAEPPKAPQIRCNVRLGAPLAGVHIACEEQAWPLGEHAADVVVLQHGLDFCLSPHGLLREAARSVRPGGYLLICGVNPWSTWGLRHYFARDGFRQARCISPNRLADWLSLLGFALEKRRFGCYRPPLSAPAWQARLAGLERWGASLHAPGAGFYLLVARKLVVGLRPLRPMQRASMGKLLPLPVAKVSRRDFES, encoded by the coding sequence ATGAGCGAACAACCTTTTGCCCAGGCCGACGCCGACTGGCTGAGTCTGACCCAGGCCGCCCGCCAGTGGCTGGCCTCGCCGCTCGGCGAGCAGCTGCTGGGCGAGGAGCGCAAGGCCCTGGACGAGGAACTGGCGCGCTACTTCGGCGGTTACCTGGTGCACTACGGGCCGGCCGAGGCCGAGCCGCCGAAGGCGCCGCAGATCCGCTGCAACGTGCGCCTGGGCGCGCCGCTGGCCGGCGTGCACATCGCCTGCGAGGAGCAGGCCTGGCCGCTGGGCGAACACGCTGCCGACGTGGTGGTGCTGCAGCATGGCCTGGATTTCTGCCTGTCGCCTCATGGCCTGCTGCGCGAGGCGGCGCGCAGCGTGCGGCCGGGTGGTTACCTGCTGATCTGCGGGGTCAATCCCTGGAGCACCTGGGGCCTGCGCCACTACTTCGCTCGTGACGGCTTCCGCCAGGCCCGCTGTATCTCGCCCAACCGCCTGGCGGACTGGCTCAGCCTGCTCGGCTTCGCGCTGGAGAAACGCCGCTTCGGGTGCTATCGTCCGCCGCTTTCCGCGCCGGCCTGGCAGGCGCGGCTGGCCGGGCTGGAGCGCTGGGGCGCCAGCCTGCATGCGCCGGGTGCGGGCTTCTACCTGCTGGTGGCGCGCAAGCTGGTGGTCGGGCTGCGCCCGCTACGGCCGATGCAGCGCGCCAGCATGGGCAAGCTGCTGCCGCTGCCGGTGGCCAAGGTCAGCCGGCGCGATTTCGAGAGCTAG
- the dnaQ gene encoding DNA polymerase III subunit epsilon codes for MRSVVLDTETTGMPVTDGHRIIEIGCVELEGRRLTGRHFHVYLNPDREIDEGAIAVHGITNEFVADKPRFKDVADEFFAFIEGAQLIIHNAAFDVGFINNEFALLGQSERSDVSDYCSILDTLLMARERHPGQRNNLDALCKRYGVDNSGRDLHGALLDAEILADVYLTMTGGQTHLSLAGDGGDGSGRVLPSPIRRLDPNRAPIRVLRASEEELAAHAARLAIIEKSAGGPSLWAKMEAPAEEPAS; via the coding sequence GTGCGTAGCGTCGTACTGGATACCGAAACCACCGGCATGCCGGTGACCGATGGCCACCGCATCATCGAGATCGGCTGTGTCGAGCTGGAAGGCCGCCGCCTGACCGGGCGCCACTTCCACGTCTACCTCAACCCCGATCGCGAGATCGACGAAGGCGCGATCGCGGTGCACGGCATCACCAACGAATTCGTTGCCGACAAGCCGCGTTTCAAGGACGTGGCCGACGAGTTCTTTGCCTTCATCGAAGGCGCCCAGCTGATCATCCACAACGCAGCGTTCGACGTCGGCTTCATCAACAACGAGTTCGCCCTGCTCGGGCAGAGCGAGCGCAGCGACGTCAGCGACTACTGCTCGATCCTCGACACCCTGCTGATGGCGCGTGAGCGCCACCCGGGCCAGCGCAACAACCTTGACGCCCTGTGCAAGCGCTACGGCGTCGATAACTCCGGGCGCGACCTGCACGGCGCACTGCTCGACGCCGAGATCCTCGCCGACGTCTACCTGACCATGACCGGTGGCCAGACCCACCTGTCGCTGGCCGGTGACGGCGGCGACGGCTCCGGCCGCGTGCTGCCCAGCCCGATTCGCCGCCTCGACCCGAACCGCGCGCCCATCCGCGTGCTGCGCGCCAGCGAGGAAGAGCTGGCCGCGCATGCCGCGCGCCTGGCCATCATCGAGAAGTCCGCTGGCGGCCCGTCGCTGTGGGCCAAGATGGAGGCGCCAGCGGAAGAGCCGGCGAGCTGA
- a CDS encoding Orn/Lys/Arg decarboxylase N-terminal domain-containing protein produces the protein MYKDLNFPILIVHRDIKADTVAGERVRAIAEELGKDGFTILSTASSAEGRIVASTHHGLACILVAAEGAGENQRLLQDMVELIRIARVRAPQLPIFALGEQVTIENAPADAMADLNHLRGILYLYEDTVSFLARQVARAAHNYLDGLLPPFFKALVQHTAQSNYSWHTPGHGGGVAYRKSPVGQAFHQFFGENTLRSDLSVSVPELGSLLDHTGPLAEAEARAARNFGADHTFFVINGTSTANKIVWHSMVGRDDLVLVDRNCHKSILHSIIMTGAIPLYLCPERNELGIIGPIPLSEFSKESIQAKIDASPLARGRAPKVKLAVVTNSTYDGLCYNAEMVKQALGDSVEVLHFDEAWYAYAAFHEFYAGRYGMGTRCDEHSPLVFSTHSTHKLLAAFSQASMIHVQDGGARQLDRDRFNEAFMMHISTSPQYGIIASLDVASAMMEGPAGRSLIQETFDEALSFRRALANLRQNLKQDDWWFSIWQPEQAGGEGVHTGDWLLQPNADWHGFGDIAEDYVLLDPIKVTLVMPGLSADGKLAEAGIPAAVVSKFLWERGLVVEKTGLYSFLVLFSMGITKGKWSTLLTELLEFKRLYDANVPLLDALPSIAREGGARYAGMGLRDLCDELHGCYRENATAKALKRMYTVLPQVAIKPADAYDKLVRGEVEAVPIEQLEGRLAAVMLVPYPPGIPLIMPGERFTAETRSIIDYLQFARTFDSQFPGFDADVHGLQRDGACYTVDCIKE, from the coding sequence ATGTATAAAGACCTGAACTTCCCCATCCTCATCGTCCATCGCGACATCAAGGCCGACACCGTCGCCGGCGAGCGTGTCCGCGCCATCGCCGAGGAACTGGGCAAGGATGGCTTCACCATCCTCTCCACCGCCAGCTCCGCCGAGGGACGCATCGTCGCCTCCACCCACCACGGCCTGGCCTGCATCCTGGTGGCTGCCGAGGGGGCGGGGGAAAACCAGCGCCTGCTGCAGGACATGGTCGAGCTGATCCGCATCGCCCGTGTGCGTGCGCCGCAGCTGCCGATCTTCGCCCTCGGCGAGCAGGTGACCATCGAGAACGCCCCGGCCGACGCCATGGCCGACCTCAACCACCTGCGCGGCATCCTCTACCTGTACGAGGACACCGTTTCCTTCCTCGCCCGCCAGGTGGCGCGCGCCGCGCACAACTACCTCGACGGCCTGCTGCCGCCGTTCTTCAAGGCGCTGGTGCAGCACACCGCGCAATCCAACTATTCCTGGCACACGCCCGGCCACGGCGGTGGCGTGGCCTACCGCAAGAGCCCGGTGGGGCAGGCTTTCCACCAGTTCTTCGGCGAGAACACCCTGCGTTCCGACCTCTCCGTGTCGGTGCCCGAGCTGGGCTCGCTGCTCGACCACACCGGCCCGCTGGCCGAGGCCGAGGCGCGCGCCGCGCGCAACTTCGGCGCCGACCACACCTTCTTCGTGATCAACGGCACCTCGACGGCGAACAAGATCGTCTGGCACTCCATGGTCGGCCGCGACGACCTGGTGCTGGTGGATCGCAACTGCCACAAGTCGATCCTGCATTCGATCATCATGACCGGCGCCATCCCGCTGTACCTGTGCCCGGAGCGCAACGAGCTGGGCATCATCGGGCCCATCCCTCTGAGTGAGTTCAGCAAGGAGTCGATTCAGGCCAAGATCGACGCCAGCCCGCTGGCCCGCGGCCGCGCGCCCAAGGTCAAGCTGGCGGTGGTGACCAACTCCACCTACGACGGCCTCTGCTACAACGCCGAGATGGTCAAGCAGGCCCTGGGCGACTCGGTGGAGGTGCTGCACTTCGACGAGGCCTGGTACGCCTACGCCGCCTTCCACGAGTTCTACGCCGGGCGCTACGGCATGGGCACCCGCTGCGACGAGCACTCGCCGCTGGTGTTCAGCACCCACTCCACGCACAAGCTGCTGGCGGCCTTCAGCCAGGCCTCGATGATCCACGTGCAGGACGGCGGCGCGCGCCAGCTGGACCGCGACCGCTTCAACGAAGCCTTCATGATGCACATCTCCACCTCGCCGCAGTACGGCATCATCGCCTCGCTGGATGTGGCCTCGGCAATGATGGAGGGCCCGGCCGGGCGCTCGCTGATCCAGGAGACCTTCGACGAGGCGCTGAGCTTCCGCCGCGCCCTGGCCAACCTGCGGCAGAACCTGAAGCAAGACGACTGGTGGTTCAGCATCTGGCAGCCGGAGCAGGCCGGCGGCGAGGGCGTGCACACCGGCGACTGGCTGCTGCAGCCCAACGCCGACTGGCACGGCTTCGGCGATATCGCCGAGGACTATGTGCTGCTCGACCCGATCAAGGTCACCCTGGTGATGCCGGGGCTGTCCGCCGACGGCAAGCTGGCCGAGGCCGGCATTCCCGCGGCGGTGGTCAGCAAGTTCCTCTGGGAGCGCGGCCTGGTGGTGGAGAAAACCGGCCTGTATTCCTTCCTGGTGCTGTTCTCCATGGGCATCACCAAGGGCAAGTGGAGCACCCTGCTCACCGAGTTGCTGGAGTTCAAGCGTCTGTACGACGCCAACGTGCCGCTGCTCGACGCGCTGCCGTCGATCGCCCGCGAGGGCGGAGCGCGCTACGCCGGCATGGGTCTGCGCGATCTGTGCGATGAGCTGCACGGCTGCTACCGCGAGAACGCCACGGCCAAGGCGCTCAAGCGCATGTACACGGTGTTGCCGCAGGTGGCGATCAAGCCGGCCGATGCCTACGACAAACTGGTGCGCGGCGAGGTCGAGGCGGTGCCCATTGAGCAGCTCGAAGGGCGCCTGGCGGCGGTGATGCTGGTGCCCTATCCGCCGGGTATCCCGCTGATCATGCCGGGCGAGCGCTTCACTGCCGAGACCCGCTCGATCATCGACTACCTGCAGTTCGCCCGCACCTTCGACAGCCAGTTCCCCGGTTTCGATGCCGATGTGCACGGCCTGCAGCGCGACGGGGCGTGCTATACCGTGGATTGCATCAAGGAATAA
- a CDS encoding LysM peptidoglycan-binding domain-containing protein, with product MFLLPFGTLDSAALARGARALAVILCMGLAGCQSTGRSDNPGQDTDRAVGLQQEPEWLDEATEEQAPKDIWERMRDGFKLQDEIGVNPRIENQRLWFVSNPSFLENASERGTRYIHYVVERLEERGMPMELALLPVIESAYNPFAYSRSHAVGIWQFIPSTGRHFNLRQTNWYDGRRDITASTNAALNYLSRLHDMFNGDWLLALAAYNAGEGTVSRAIERNQKLGLPTDYWNLPLPQETQNYVPKLLALSQIVLSPEAYGVRLDPIANEPYFEQVASKPGLDLARVAALVDMEEEELESLNPAFKKGITMDGPQHLLVPIDKAELFNANLTLIKTQAPVQWQEYRVRSGDNLHSIANRYHLTVNTLKDVNRLSSNHLRVGQILSIPAEAGSERAPALHQQVAKAPSSQPQRYKVKRGDTLWQIANSHRVSLQDLQRWNGLNARSKLSLGQVLEIRGGSGGKAVAAAGGGKRQKVTYYRVRQGDSLYLIAQRFKVDVKRLQSWNPRSNARSLKPGQTLTLYTN from the coding sequence ATGTTCTTATTACCTTTCGGAACCCTTGATTCAGCGGCATTGGCACGAGGAGCAAGGGCTCTGGCGGTGATCCTGTGCATGGGTCTGGCAGGCTGCCAGAGTACCGGCCGCAGCGACAATCCGGGCCAGGACACCGATCGCGCCGTAGGCCTGCAGCAGGAACCGGAGTGGCTCGACGAGGCCACCGAGGAGCAAGCGCCCAAGGACATCTGGGAGCGCATGCGCGATGGCTTCAAGCTGCAGGACGAGATCGGTGTCAACCCGCGCATCGAGAACCAGCGCCTGTGGTTCGTCAGCAACCCCTCCTTCCTGGAGAACGCCTCCGAGCGCGGCACCCGCTACATCCACTACGTGGTCGAGCGCCTGGAAGAACGCGGCATGCCGATGGAGCTGGCCCTGCTGCCGGTGATCGAGAGCGCCTACAACCCCTTCGCCTACTCGCGCAGCCATGCAGTCGGCATCTGGCAGTTCATCCCCTCCACCGGCCGCCATTTCAACCTGCGCCAGACCAACTGGTACGACGGCCGCCGCGACATCACCGCCTCGACCAACGCCGCGCTGAACTATCTGAGCCGCCTGCACGACATGTTCAATGGCGACTGGCTGCTGGCCCTGGCCGCTTACAACGCCGGCGAAGGCACGGTGAGCCGTGCCATCGAGCGCAACCAGAAGCTCGGCCTGCCGACCGACTACTGGAACCTGCCGCTGCCGCAGGAAACCCAGAACTACGTACCCAAGCTGCTGGCCCTGTCACAGATCGTCCTGTCACCCGAAGCCTACGGCGTGCGCCTCGACCCGATCGCCAACGAGCCCTACTTCGAGCAGGTGGCGAGCAAGCCGGGCCTCGACCTGGCCCGGGTGGCGGCATTGGTCGACATGGAAGAAGAGGAGCTGGAAAGCCTCAACCCGGCCTTCAAGAAGGGCATCACCATGGATGGCCCGCAGCACCTGCTGGTGCCCATCGACAAGGCCGAGCTGTTCAATGCCAACCTGACCCTGATCAAGACCCAGGCGCCGGTGCAGTGGCAGGAGTACCGGGTACGCTCGGGCGACAACCTGCACAGCATCGCCAACCGCTACCACCTGACGGTCAACACCCTGAAGGACGTCAACCGCCTTTCCAGCAATCACCTGCGCGTCGGCCAGATCCTCAGCATTCCCGCCGAGGCCGGCAGCGAGCGGGCCCCGGCCTTGCACCAGCAGGTGGCCAAGGCCCCGAGCAGCCAGCCGCAGCGTTACAAGGTCAAGCGGGGCGACACCCTGTGGCAGATCGCCAATAGCCACCGCGTTTCGCTCCAGGACCTGCAACGCTGGAACGGCCTGAATGCCCGCAGCAAGCTGAGCCTGGGCCAGGTCCTGGAGATCCGCGGCGGTAGCGGCGGCAAGGCGGTGGCGGCGGCCGGTGGTGGCAAGCGGCAGAAAGTCACCTACTACCGGGTCAGGCAGGGCGACTCGCTGTACCTGATCGCCCAGCGCTTCAAGGTCGACGTCAAGCGCCTGCAGAGCTGGAACCCACGCAGCAACGCGCGCTCGCTCAAGCCCGGGCAGACCCTGACGCTCTACACCAACTGA
- a CDS encoding amino acid permease yields MAQEQSGKGEMGFWTCSALVIGNMVGSGVFLLPASLSPYGGLSLVGWLVSSTGAVLLALCFARLARFDPAAGGPYAYTRDAFGSFAGYLCAWIYWMAAWIGNAAISVTLVGYLQVFLPVLRDPLLMVGTAIGAIWLCTLINLRGIRSFAVAQNILTLLKLVPLLLVGLLGWFYFNPGHLNIPEPTALPGGGYVQAIATTAALTLWSFIGLESATVPAEHVRDPRRIIPRATLFGTLVAAVVYILSNTAVQGILPPDVLAHSSAPFADAARVMLGDWGYYFIAGGAVIACLGALNGWVLLQGQIPMAPARDGLFPAILARTSRRGVPAHGMLISGVLVTLLVLVNGQGELVEVFNVIILLGTMAGVVPYVLCAAALLHLLATKPDGFSARERGRQLLVGSCAFVYSVWALYGTGEQAVFWGFLVMVVGIPFYTWRQWRNRLQSVTASD; encoded by the coding sequence ATGGCTCAGGAGCAGAGCGGCAAGGGCGAGATGGGGTTCTGGACCTGCAGCGCCCTGGTGATCGGCAACATGGTGGGCTCGGGGGTGTTCCTGCTGCCCGCCAGCCTGAGTCCCTACGGCGGCCTGAGCCTGGTCGGCTGGCTGGTGTCGAGCACCGGTGCGGTGTTGCTGGCGCTGTGCTTCGCCCGCCTGGCGCGTTTCGACCCGGCCGCCGGCGGGCCCTATGCCTATACCCGCGATGCCTTCGGCAGCTTCGCCGGCTACCTGTGCGCCTGGATCTACTGGATGGCCGCCTGGATCGGCAATGCGGCGATCTCGGTGACCCTGGTCGGCTACCTGCAGGTGTTCCTGCCGGTGCTGCGCGACCCGCTGCTGATGGTCGGCACCGCCATCGGTGCGATCTGGTTGTGCACCCTGATCAACCTGCGCGGCATCCGCTCCTTCGCCGTGGCGCAGAACATCCTCACCCTGCTCAAGCTGGTGCCGCTGCTGCTGGTTGGCCTGCTCGGCTGGTTCTATTTCAATCCGGGCCACCTGAACATTCCCGAGCCGACCGCGCTGCCGGGCGGCGGCTATGTGCAGGCCATCGCCACCACGGCGGCGCTCACCCTGTGGTCTTTCATCGGTCTGGAGTCGGCCACCGTGCCGGCCGAGCACGTGCGCGATCCGCGCCGCATCATTCCGCGCGCCACCCTGTTCGGCACCCTGGTGGCGGCGGTGGTGTACATCCTCTCCAATACGGCGGTGCAAGGCATCCTGCCGCCCGATGTATTGGCCCACTCCAGCGCGCCCTTCGCCGATGCCGCGCGGGTGATGCTGGGCGACTGGGGCTACTACTTCATCGCCGGCGGCGCGGTGATCGCCTGCCTGGGCGCGCTCAACGGCTGGGTCCTGCTGCAGGGGCAGATCCCCATGGCGCCGGCGCGCGACGGCCTGTTCCCGGCGATCCTGGCCAGGACCAGCCGGCGCGGCGTGCCGGCCCACGGCATGCTCATCTCGGGGGTGCTGGTGACCCTGCTGGTGCTGGTCAATGGCCAGGGCGAGCTGGTCGAGGTGTTCAACGTGATCATCCTGCTCGGCACCATGGCCGGGGTGGTGCCCTATGTGCTGTGTGCTGCGGCGCTGCTGCACCTGCTGGCGACCAAGCCCGATGGTTTCAGCGCACGGGAGCGTGGTCGGCAGCTGCTGGTCGGCAGCTGCGCCTTCGTCTACTCGGTCTGGGCGCTCTACGGCACGGGCGAGCAGGCGGTGTTCTGGGGCTTCCTGGTGATGGTGGTGGGCATCCCGTTCTACACCTGGCGGCAGTGGCGCAACCGGCTGCAGTCCGTCACAGCCAGTGACTGA
- a CDS encoding HDOD domain-containing protein yields the protein MQAWIDRLNQAELPALATVVQDLHRLSQADKASVQQLADLLLRDASLTAKVLRVGNSVYYNPSQESIRTISRAIVLIGFDNVRLIGMSVSLIDSLLTRVPREQLQALLARSFHAAVQARNIAGYVLTKNQEEVFIAALLHTVGELAFWACGGEQADELADALEQPNVDADEAVRQVLGTSFRQLTQGLVKSWNLGELASFAHGSGNQHDPAVRAVNLGVKISEAALEGWDSPAMEKLVQQLADFTGVSPEDALKQVLESADEAVEVAATFGASQLCRLIPNTDPEQIKLQQQERKARLLQPDLLVLQQALQDLGMMVNQKADVGLILDTLLKGLHQGAGLERVMLAVLADGQTCFRAKRAVGEGTEQWLADFQLPAKQAEQPHIFSYALRNREAIWMGVPASYNLAELVTLPMRQLLGQGMFFIAPLIAGSREIGVLYADSRVSGRALKHEQFVAFQRFTQLTGRCLEALSKR from the coding sequence TTGCAGGCATGGATAGATCGACTCAATCAGGCCGAGTTGCCTGCCCTCGCCACCGTGGTGCAGGACCTGCATCGCCTGTCGCAGGCCGACAAGGCCTCGGTACAGCAGCTGGCAGACCTGCTGCTGCGTGACGCCTCGCTCACCGCCAAGGTGCTGCGGGTCGGCAACAGCGTCTACTACAACCCCTCGCAGGAAAGCATACGTACCATCTCGCGAGCCATAGTGCTGATCGGCTTCGACAACGTGCGGTTGATCGGCATGTCGGTCAGCCTGATCGACAGCCTGCTCACCCGGGTGCCACGCGAGCAGCTGCAGGCGCTGCTGGCGCGCTCCTTCCATGCCGCCGTGCAGGCGCGCAACATCGCCGGCTACGTGCTGACCAAGAACCAGGAGGAGGTGTTCATCGCCGCCCTGCTGCACACAGTGGGCGAGCTGGCCTTCTGGGCCTGCGGTGGCGAGCAGGCCGACGAGCTGGCCGATGCTCTGGAACAGCCCAACGTGGATGCCGACGAAGCGGTGCGCCAGGTGCTCGGCACCAGCTTCCGCCAGCTCACCCAGGGCCTGGTGAAGAGCTGGAACCTGGGCGAGCTGGCCAGCTTTGCCCACGGCAGTGGCAACCAGCACGATCCTGCCGTGCGCGCCGTCAACCTGGGCGTGAAGATCAGCGAGGCGGCCCTGGAGGGCTGGGATTCTCCGGCCATGGAGAAGCTGGTGCAGCAGCTGGCAGACTTCACCGGGGTCAGTCCCGAGGATGCCCTCAAACAGGTACTGGAGAGCGCCGATGAGGCCGTCGAGGTCGCCGCCACCTTCGGTGCCAGCCAGCTGTGCCGGCTGATTCCCAATACCGACCCGGAGCAGATCAAGCTGCAGCAGCAGGAGCGCAAGGCACGCCTGCTGCAACCGGACCTGCTGGTGCTGCAGCAGGCGCTGCAGGACCTCGGCATGATGGTCAACCAGAAGGCCGATGTCGGCCTGATCCTCGACACCCTGCTCAAGGGGCTGCATCAGGGCGCCGGGCTGGAGCGGGTGATGCTGGCGGTGCTGGCCGACGGGCAGACCTGTTTCCGCGCCAAGCGCGCGGTGGGCGAGGGTACCGAGCAGTGGCTGGCGGACTTCCAGCTGCCGGCCAAGCAGGCCGAGCAGCCGCACATCTTCAGTTATGCGCTGCGCAACCGCGAAGCGATCTGGATGGGGGTTCCGGCCAGCTACAACCTGGCCGAACTGGTGACCCTGCCGATGCGCCAGCTACTCGGCCAGGGCATGTTCTTCATCGCCCCGCTGATCGCCGGCAGCCGCGAGATCGGCGTGCTCTACGCCGACAGCCGTGTGTCCGGGCGGGCGCTCAAGCACGAGCAGTTCGTCGCCTTCCAGCGTTTCACCCAGCTGACCGGGCGCTGCCTGGAAGCGCTGAGCAAGCGCTGA
- the gloB gene encoding hydroxyacylglutathione hydrolase, whose product MFQIDALPAFSDNYIWLIQDHQQHRCAVVDPGDAAPVLAWLEAHGDWQLSDILITHHHPDHIGGIARLKQATGARVCGPARENIPARDLALDEGARVEVLGRSFLIYAVPGHTLGHIAYHQAEEGWLFCGDTLFAAGCGRLFEGTPQQMHDSLQRLAALPGATRVYCTHEYTLSNLHFAHAVEPANPAIAARLAEVAAWRAAGRISLPSTIALELATNPFLRCLETSVKEKLDERDGPRQRRADEVFSALRSWKDNFKAG is encoded by the coding sequence ATGTTTCAGATCGACGCCCTGCCCGCCTTCAGCGACAACTACATATGGCTCATCCAGGATCACCAGCAGCACCGCTGCGCCGTGGTCGACCCGGGTGATGCCGCCCCCGTGCTGGCCTGGCTGGAGGCGCATGGCGACTGGCAGCTCAGCGACATCCTGATCACCCATCACCATCCCGACCATATCGGCGGAATCGCCCGTCTCAAGCAGGCGACCGGCGCCCGCGTGTGCGGCCCGGCGCGGGAAAACATCCCGGCCCGCGACCTGGCGCTGGACGAGGGCGCACGCGTCGAGGTGCTGGGCCGCAGCTTCCTTATATATGCGGTGCCCGGCCATACCCTGGGCCATATCGCCTACCACCAGGCCGAGGAAGGCTGGCTGTTCTGCGGCGACACCCTGTTCGCCGCAGGTTGCGGCCGCCTGTTCGAAGGCACCCCGCAGCAGATGCACGACTCCCTGCAGCGCCTGGCCGCCCTGCCCGGCGCCACGCGGGTGTACTGCACCCACGAATACACCCTGAGCAACCTGCACTTCGCCCACGCCGTGGAGCCCGCCAACCCCGCCATCGCCGCGCGCCTGGCCGAAGTCGCCGCCTGGCGCGCCGCCGGGCGCATAAGCCTGCCATCGACCATCGCCCTGGAGCTGGCCACCAACCCCTTCCTGCGCTGCCTGGAAACATCCGTTAAAGAAAAACTCGACGAGCGGGACGGCCCCCGCCAGCGCAGGGCCGACGAGGTATTCAGCGCACTGCGCAGCTGGAAGGACAACTTCAAGGCTGGTTAA